A single window of Candidatus Methylomirabilota bacterium DNA harbors:
- a CDS encoding MBL fold metallo-hydrolase produces MHFVFLGSSGAIPGRNRDTTSLVFVGERDAVLVDCGGSPAQKLMLAGTDPRALSRVVITHIHPDHAYGLPSLVQTLFLLGRTTPLHLACREEHEAPLRALLGLFGLLERPGLFPVVWEPVPPRERFTIGTPGDFAITASPNAHGGMPNMALRFEAPGGPAVVYSSDTEPCAAVEALARGAHTLIHEATFSERWPRGIGAHSTAAQAGECAARAGVTRLILAHIDAGLHGELDALREEARARFPGEVEIARELVPYPL; encoded by the coding sequence GTGCACTTCGTCTTTCTCGGCAGCTCGGGGGCCATCCCCGGGCGGAACCGCGACACGACATCCCTCGTCTTCGTCGGCGAGCGCGACGCCGTCCTCGTGGACTGCGGTGGCAGCCCGGCCCAGAAGCTCATGCTGGCGGGGACGGACCCGCGCGCCCTGAGCCGCGTGGTGATCACCCACATCCATCCCGACCACGCCTACGGGCTGCCGTCCCTCGTCCAGACGCTCTTCCTCTTGGGCCGGACGACGCCGCTGCACCTCGCGTGCCGCGAAGAGCACGAGGCGCCGCTCCGCGCGCTGCTGGGCCTCTTCGGCCTGCTGGAGCGCCCGGGGCTGTTCCCCGTCGTGTGGGAGCCGGTGCCTCCGCGTGAGCGCTTCACCATCGGCACGCCCGGAGACTTCGCGATCACGGCGTCGCCGAATGCCCACGGCGGCATGCCGAACATGGCGCTGCGCTTCGAGGCGCCCGGCGGGCCCGCCGTCGTCTACTCCTCCGATACCGAGCCCTGCGCCGCCGTTGAAGCGCTCGCGCGCGGTGCCCACACGCTCATCCACGAGGCGACGTTCTCAGAGCGATGGCCGCGCGGCATCGGCGCGCACTCCACGGCCGCCCAGGCCGGGGAGTGCGCGGCTCGTGCGGGCGTGACGCGGCTCATCCTCGCCCACATCGATGCCGGCCTCCACGGCGAGCTCGACGCGCTCCGAGAGGAGGCGCGCGCCCGGTTTCCCGGCGAGGTGGAGATCGCCCGGGAGCTCGTGCCGTACCCGCTGTGA
- a CDS encoding endonuclease V, whose translation MTSRIARTQAVQARLRSRVRASGGPRRVRLVAGADLAYRADGSRAWAAVVLWSPRDGAVLETVTAAGRPRFPYVPGYLAFREGPLLLRAFGRLRRRPDLVLFDGQGIAHPRGLGLASHLGVLLDLPSVGCAKSRLVGEHVEPGPRRGDWAPLVLAGRRVGAVVRTRDGVKPLWVSPGHRIGIRQAVRWTLACCSTRVPEPIRLAEQVVNRLKAGWRLKAGR comes from the coding sequence GTGACGTCGCGCATCGCCCGCACTCAGGCGGTGCAGGCGCGGCTTCGCTCCCGCGTCCGAGCCAGCGGCGGGCCCCGGCGCGTGAGGCTCGTGGCGGGGGCCGATCTGGCTTATCGCGCTGACGGATCGCGCGCATGGGCCGCCGTCGTCCTCTGGTCGCCCCGCGACGGCGCCGTCCTCGAGACCGTCACTGCGGCCGGTCGCCCGCGCTTCCCGTACGTACCCGGCTATCTCGCCTTCCGCGAGGGCCCGCTGCTCCTGCGTGCCTTCGGGCGTCTCCGGCGGCGGCCCGATCTCGTCCTCTTCGACGGGCAGGGCATCGCGCACCCGCGCGGCCTCGGCCTCGCCTCGCATCTCGGTGTCCTGCTGGATCTGCCGAGCGTCGGCTGCGCCAAATCGCGCCTGGTGGGAGAGCATGTCGAGCCTGGCCCGCGGCGCGGCGACTGGGCGCCGCTCGTGCTCGCGGGCCGGCGCGTAGGGGCGGTGGTGCGCACGCGGGACGGCGTCAAGCCGCTCTGGGTCTCGCCCGGCCACCGCATCGGCATCCGCCAGGCCGTCCGGTGGACTCTCGCCTGCTGCAGCACGCGCGTGCCGGAGCCGATCCGCCTGGCCGAGCAGGT